A DNA window from Vigna unguiculata cultivar IT97K-499-35 chromosome 10, ASM411807v1, whole genome shotgun sequence contains the following coding sequences:
- the LOC114165235 gene encoding uncharacterized protein LOC114165235, translated as MEQKGGVLLQQYELGRLLQKSNDPNEPDDPDEPDDPNRPDDLDKPDNSNEPDDLDGPDDPDGPFQIIGPVHPCGPEDTDRFDDPDEPDDLDENNDSDGPDDPDGPDDPDEPDDSYGPDYPDEPDGLKGPVRVVGPV; from the exons ATGGAACAGAAGGGAGGTGTGCTTCTGCAACAATATGAACTTGGTAGGTTGCTCCAAAA GTCTAATGACCCAAACGagcccgacgatccagacgaGCCCGATGATCCGAATAGGCCTGACGACCTAGACAAGCCAGATAACTcgaacgagcctgacgacctggacgggcccgatgacccggacgggcccttCCAAATCATTGGACCCGTACACCCATGTGGGCCCGAAGACACGGATAG gttcgacgacccggacgagcccgatgacctaGACGAGAACAATGACTCggatgggcccgatgacccagatgGTCCCGACGATCCAGACGAGCCCGATGACTCGTACGGGCCAGACTATCCGGACGAACCTGACGGTTTGAAAGGGCCCGTACGAGTTGTTGGGCCCGTTTGA